The Ornithorhynchus anatinus isolate Pmale09 chromosome X5, mOrnAna1.pri.v4, whole genome shotgun sequence nucleotide sequence cCACCGTGCAGTGCCTGGCCTTAGGGTGCTTTAGCACACGAGAtcccagccctccccatcttcaaagccctcctgaaatgccaccccctccctccagccccgacctcaccctcggatttgctccctttcttcatccctccctcagccccacaaccctaACATCCATCTGCATCACATATTTATttctactgtaagctccctgtccgcagggaacgtgtctaccgactctgttagaccgtccccgcccaaacGCTTTacccagtgatctgcacccaataagcgttcaatcaatacaaTGGGTTGATTGATTAGCCCTCGACACCCCAAGACATTCCAACCCAACCACCAGGTACTGCATGGATGCACACGTGTGAATACGTTTATTTGATTAAACattcaatttgattttttttctgattcCATCGACTGTAAATGTTTTttggttttactctcccaagtgcttatcaatcaatcaatcatatttatagagcacttcctacgtgcagagcactggactaagagcttgggagagtaataataataatagtaataatgatacttgtaaagggcctactatctgccaagcactgttctatgggctggggtaaatacaaggtaatcaggttgttccacatggggcccacagtcttaatccccattttacagatgaggtcactgaggcacagagaagtgaagcgacttgcccaaagtcacacagctgacaagaggcggagccaggattcattcaattcattcattcattcaatcctatttattgagttcttactgtgtgcagagcactggattaggcgtttggaaagtacaattcagcaacaaagagagacaatcccttcccacagtgggctcacagtctagaaaggggaattCAACacagtttagaacccacgacctgtgactcccaagcccgtgttctttccactaagccattctgcttctctaacagcacattacattacattacaacagaaatagcagacctgttctctgcccctaatgagtttacaatctagaggggaagacagacattaatataaataaataaatcgggattcaatcagtggtatttaatcagcacatactgtgtgcagaacaatgtagtaaacacttgggagagtacaatacaacagaattagcaggctcgTTGACTGCCCAtcatgagtttccagtctagagggaggacggacattaatataaataaattgggaatcggtggtgtttgttgaacacttactgggtgcagagaaaggtactgctctgccccttgtcagctgtgtgactgtgggcatgtctcttcacttctctgtgcctcagttctctcatctgtaaaatggggatgaagactgtgagcctcacgtggaacaacctcattccccggtatctaccccagcgcttagaacagtgctctgcacgtagtaaacgcttaacaaataccaacatgattattattattactaagcatttgggagagaatccTACAACAGAAAGAGCAGtgtctagcgcttagaacagtgctctgcacgtagtaagcacttaacaaatgccatcattattatcattaattagcaGAATCTTCCCTCTCCATAATGAGCTttgagtctagaggactgtagtacagtaggaggagcagtgtggttcagtggaaacagcccaggcttgggagtcacaggtcatgggttctaatcccgctccgcctcttgtcagctgtgtgattttgggcaggtcacttcacttctctgtgccccagttacctcatctgtaaaacggggattcagaccgtgagccgccctgtgggacaagctgattaccttgtatcccccccagtgcttagaacagtgcttggcacacagtaagcacttaagaaataccatcatcataattattattagcaggagtcagtccatcatatttattgagcacttactgactgtactaaacgcttggaagagtacagtataagaaacataacagacacaatccctccccacaacaagcttgcagtctagaggagtcatCATAGTAGTGGAATGTATCAAGGGCaatccactgtactaaacactcgggcaatataacagatgcttaaaaaactttccctgcctcccaagAGCTTCTACTCTTGCTAATAGTAAAATGGAGAACTATTGAttactatagatatatatacacaaatactcAGGACGGCTGAATATCTCTGTCtgtttattataaataaatgttaggacagtgctctgcaaataggaagtgctcagtaaatcctattgaatgaataaatgagtaaatgcAAAAGTGCAAAAAGTGGCTGGAGGACCCATAAgaattgtggattttttttctaatggtatttgttgagagcttaaaaaataccattaaagaaaaaaaaacctaaggactggtgtagacacaaactgatcaggttggaccagtccctgtcctatcctgtgagcccgtcattgggcagggattgtctctatctgttgctgaactgtccattccaagtgcttagtccagtgctctgcacatagtaagtgctcaataaatactattgaataaatgaacgaaaatggggctcatgatctaaattcccattttttcagatgagggaactgaggcacagagaagttaaatgagttgcctaaggtcacacagtggacaagcgtcagagccgggattagacccaggtgcttctgactcccagacccttgctctaaccaccaggccacactgcttctcccgctctcttctgtatcacccttgccctAAGATTTGCATCCTATAcattcgtctgctatgtgaccttgggtaaatcacatcacttctctgaccctgttaccacatttgtaaaatggggattgagactgtgagccccacataggacagggagtctgtcccacccattcattcaatcgtatttcattcagttgtatttattgagcgctcactgtgtgcagaacattgtacgaagcgcttgggagaggacagttgggcaacaaatcaagacaatccctgcccacaacgggctcacggtctagaagggagaaacaagtaataataattataatgatggcatttgtcaagagcttactatgtgcaaaacaccgttctaaacgttggggaggacacaaggtgatcaggttgtcctacgtggggctcccagtcttaatccccattttacagatggtaactgaggcacagagaagttaagtgacttgcccaaagtcacccagcagacagcggcagagccgggatttgaacccataacctctgacacccaagcccgggctctttccactgaaccacgctgcatcaatataaataaatagaattatagatatatacacatctcgatttgcttgtatccacctcagcactcagtacagtgcctggcccgtagtaagcacttagcaaataccacagttatcatattGACCCTtcactcagcaccacagcacttactgtaacatttatattaacgcctgactccccttctagactgtaagctcgttatgggcagggaacgcttctactaattctgttgtattctcccaagccattagtacagcgctctgcacatagtaagcgcccaataaactgGATTGATCAACTGACTGGTGCCAAGTCTCTGAAGAACTGCTGGAGATGAGCCtcgcatccattcattcaatagtatttattgagcgcttactacgtgcagagcactgtactaagcacttggaaaggacaattcggcaacagatagagaaaagctctgcccggtgacgggctcacggtttaaacgggggagaaagaaacaagacaacatcatcaagataaaaagaatcaaggagctgtacacctcattaatcattcagtggtattaattgagcccttagagtaccatactaagcacttgggagaatacaaccgaaATGGTGGACATTTcaggcccacacagagcttagtctagacggggagacggatgttaaactAAGCTATGACTAGagacttaagtgctttggggtggctACTAAGGGAAAAGTTCAAatccaactagagaagcagcgtaacttaatggctagaacccgggcttgggcatcagaaggacctgggttctaaacccagctccgtcacttgcctgctgtgagacttcgggcacgtcacctcacttctctgtgtcagagttacctcatctgtcaaatggggattgagaccgtgagtcccatggggaggagggaccgtgcccaacctgattaaatccaacccagcgcttagaacagtgcctggcacatagtaagcgcttaaccaaaccCTAacgaaacaaacaaaataaaagagGTGCGGAGGGtgttgcagaaaaggagaaagagtaggggaaatgggggttcagttgaggaaggcctcttcaaggagatgggattttaataacgttctgaaggtagagagagagacgGTCTGGTGCAgatagggagaaggagggattcGGGCAAAGGgctgggggtgagatagatgggatcgactTTCGGTGAGtcggtcggcgttagaggagcaaagtgcgtgggctgtttcgtttaatggtattcgttaagtgcttactatatggcaggcactgtactgagcgctgagaaaGATCCGAGCTCCTCAGGctggacgccatccctgtccgAAACAGggttgacagtcttcatccccattttacagatgaggtaactgaggctcagagaagccaagcgacttgcccagggtcccacagcagacaagcggcagatccgggattagaacccaggcccttctgactcccaggcttggggtccatccaccaggccacgctgcttctctgttgcagtaggaaatcaactCGGTAAGGTAGGCGGGGACGAGCCGATGTTAGGGAGTTTCCGCCTGACCGATGAGGAGGCGGAGAGGCAGCTCGTCCACGGCTTGACCGGAGTCCCGCCCGGGTCGGGGCTGATCCGGTCCCGGCCGGTCTGGAGGGCTCTGGGCTCGTCTCCCGGCTCGTCGGACCTTGCCATCTCCGTGGCATTCGGGGCCCTGTGCCTGCTGCCCACCGGGCCCGGGTCACTGGGGGTGAGCGATGAGGCGGCCGCGAGGGCCCAACCCTGCTCATCAATTTCTGCCACATGCCAACTCTCCCCATCCCGGGCCACATGGCACAGCCggttgggtggggcaggggacagaGGAACTGAGTCAGAAGCCTGGCCTGCCCTATAATGGGGCTCGGGAGacgcggaggcgggggcgggaggaggcagagagggcggCCCCTCCCCAAGTGCCAGGTGATGGCACAGGGGCTGGGGGCACGGGCGACGTTCCCTTATTCGTAGTGACGGAGCTCTGGCCGGGGGGAAAGGGTCTCCCGGATTCCCGGAACCATCGCCTTGGCCCTGGCTCAGCCTTCCGATGACGAGAAGggagggcgggaggtggggagggattagCGGGCAGATGTCCTTTCTGTCGGAGCGGAGAGCTCCGCTTTCCCCCCCACTTCCCATGTCCCAATCTCTGCTGAGAGATGGGATCTAAGCGCTCTAAagtgatggatggatagatggatttttgtgtgtgtgatgtatttgttacgtgcttactagatACCGGGCactgtggggattaaaactgtgagccccatgtgggacagggactgtgtccaacctgatctgcttatatcccccccagcgcttagtacactgacacatagcaaggacttaacaaataccacaattattattattatcattattactaagcgctgaggtagatacaagctaatcaggttgggcacagtccctgtcccacacggggctcacagtcttaatccccattttaaggatgaggtaactgaggcccggagaagtgaagtgacttgcgcaaggtcccacagcagacgagtggcggagctgggattagaacccaggtccctctagacagtgagatcGTTATAGGTGGGGAATGtcgccgtttattgttgtattgtattttcccaagtgcttagtacagtgctctgcacacagtaagcacttaataaatacgattgaattaatcaatgaatgaaaggtcctttGACTGCCAGCCCCTggttccatccattaggccaagctgagaAATAgcgtggatagtggatagagcgtgggcctgggagtcagaaggtcatgggttctaatcccctctctccaacttgtctgcatgtgaccttgggctagtcgcttcactgctctctgcctcagtgacctcatctgtaaagtgggggtgaagactgagagccctacgtgggccaacctgatgaccttgtatccaccccggtgcttagaacagtgcttggcacatagtaagcgcttaagaaataccaacattattattatcatctgtcaaatggggattgagactgcgggccccaggtgggacagggactgtgtccaacctgatgtgcttgtataataatgatggtatttgttaaacgcttactatgtgccaagcactgttctaagcgctgggtagatacaaggtaattaggttgtcccacatggggcttcccatcttcatcccattttacagatgaggtcactgaagcccagggaacttaagtggctcaccccaggtcacccagcagacaagtggttgagtcgggactagaacccacgtcctctgactcccaaggccgggctctttccactgagccaagctgcttctctatctgctgctcggatccaccccagcacttagaacagggcctggcacacagtaggcgcttaacaaataccatcatcgtcattattattgttgttattattatgacaattattattgtcattatgatcatgggttcgattcccggctctgccacttgtcagctgtagggccgtgggcaagtcacttcacttctttgggcctcagtcacctcatctgtcaaatggggatgaagcctgggagcctcacgcgggacgacctgatgaccctgcatctcccacaCCGcttcgaaaagcagcgtggctcagtgggaagagcccaggcttgggagtcagaggtcacgggttcgactcccggctctgccacctgtcagctgtgtgactgggggcaagtcacttcacttctctgggcctcagttccctcatctgtaaaatggggatgaagactgtgagcctcacgtgggacaatctgatgatcctgtgccacttgtcagctgtgtgactgtaggcaagtcacttagcttctctgtgcctcggttacctcatctgtaaaatggggattaactgtgagcctcacgtgggacaacctgatgaccctgtaaatctcccccagcgcttagaacagtgctctgcacctagtaagcgcttaacaaataccagcattattatcccccccagcgcttagaacagtgctctgcacgtagtaagcgcttaacaaataccaacattattattagaacaacgctctgcacatagtgagcacttagcaaataccaacattattattattattatgaggaattaCTGTCAGCGTTGagagactgtgcgcccgtcaaagggcagggactgtctctatctgttaccgatttgtcccttccaagcgcttagtccagtgctctgcacatagtaagcgctcaataaatacgaatgaatgaatgagtgaatgaatgaatgaatgaatgaatgaatgaaagaaagtgagGGACTGAcgggcccggagggagggggctgggcgcgTCGTGACGTCAGACGTCCGGGGGCGGGTCTAGAGCGGGCGAGGCGCTCGGCGGGCGGCTGGTTctgcctgctccctccccctcccctgcggcagcggcggcggcggcgggcagggAGGCAGGCGGAGTAGTGGCGCGCCGAGCGGCCGAGCGGCCTAGGACCGGCCCGGggcctggcggggggcgggggtcgaggGCGGCATCATGAGCCTGGCCGGGGGTCGCGCGCCCCGGAAGACGGCGGGGAACCGTCTGTCCGGCCTCCTGGAAGCCGAGGAGGAGGATGAGTTCTACCAAACCACCTATGGCGGCTTCACCGAGGCAAgagagaggggcgggggcgggggatgccgccaaggggcaggggcagggcccagAGCCCCCCGGGGGGCGCTCAGAGacgggccgcccctcccccgacgCCTGGGGGAGGCCGCCCGTACCCCCGCCCAAACCCCTGCCGGCCACAGGACCCgggtggcattcattcagtcgtatttatggagcgcctactatgcgcaggacactgcactaaacgctcggaatggacaattgggcaccagCTAGAGACCAACCCCGCCCGACGCCGGGCTCGCAGTCCagacgggggagaggggcggcaAAGCGAAAGAGAACAAcagcagcaagataaatgacgatgatggtatttgttaagcgcttactatgtgcagagcaccgtaataataataataatgttggtatttgttcagcgcccactatgtgcagagcgctgttctaagcgctgggggagatagatacagggtcatcaggttggtccccgtgaggctcaccgttaatccgcattttacagatgagggaactgaggcccagagaagtgaagtgactcgcccacagtcacacagctgacaagtggcagagcagggattcgaacccgtgacctctgactcccaagcccgggctctttccactgagccacgccgcttcactgtactaagcgcttggactatacaattcgccaacagatagagaccatccctgcccagtgacggcctcacagtctaatcgataataataataatggtggtatttgttaagcgcttactatgtgcaaagcactgtaccaagcgcagggggaggggatacaaagtcatcaggttgtcccacgtggggctcacggtcttcatccccatttgacagatgagggaactgaggcacagagaagtaaagtgacttgcccacagtcacacagctggcaagcggcatagaatcaaggggatgtacacctcgctaacaaaataaatagggtaataaataaaatatacagatgagcacagtgctggggggaggggaagggggatgagcagggggtgggggggagtggaaggaaaagggggctgagtctgggttggacacagtccctgccccaccaagggctcacggtctcagtctcccattttacagatgagggaactgaggcacagagaagtaaaatgacttgcccgtggtcacacagcagacaactggcagagctgggattagaacccatgaccttctgactctcgggcccgggctctctccactgtgccacgctgctgtattaagtcctgagatagatcagtcagtggtatttattgagtgcttactgtgagcagagcactgtgcttgggagagtacactagaagaaTTGATACGTTCCCTGCggccacggagggctcacagagATCTCCTGGACCAGGGCTgtgacctcctctctcccccacaaatGCTGGGGAGTCCTCCTGGAGGTCTCACCTCACTCCATCCCGCTGCAGACGCGGCTCTATCCCTTGTGGTGGGAgggtcctccctcccgcccgaaTCAATCAAccgcctactatgggcagagcaccatactaagcgcttgggagaatacaacgcaacagagttagcagacacattccctgcccacaacgagcttaatcaatcagtgcccTTGACTGGGGGcctaacgtgcagagcactgtctgggcGCTCGGGTGAGGACATTAGGGTGGGTCCGGGTGGACTCGAAGCCCGTGGGGGCCCCTGGCTCCGGTTCTgcctctcccatcctgccctcttgTCCCCGGGCCCGATGCCCCCGGCCCACTGACCGGCACAGGGTGGAGCTTGGGGCTCCGTCCAGTGGTCGGGTGGCGGGTGGGGGACGGTAGCGGTTTGGAGACCaccgccctccccgacccccacggTGCGTCCCACACGacaactccctcccccccgcaggaGTCCGGGGACGACGAGTACCAGGGGGACCAGTCGGACACGGAGGACGAGGTGGACTCCGACTTCGACATCGACGAGGGGGACGAGCCGGCCAGCGACGGCGAGGTGGACGAGCCCAAGCGCAAGCGACGGGTGGTCCTCAAGGCCTACAAGGTGGGcacggcccggggggagggaggagggacccccgacccccgccaccCCACTCGGGCCTCTGAGCcaactgacccctgaccccaggaACCCCTCAAGAGCCTGAGGCCGCGCAAGGCCAGCGCCCCGCCCGGCGGCTCCCAGAAGGCTCGAGAGGAGAAGGGGCGGTTGCCACCCAAGCTGCTGGACGACGGGAGCGACGGTGagtgggcgggggcggagggcggcggggccgggggcggacggCGAGCCCGCGGACCCGCGGCCCGAGCGGACGGCGCCCTTCCGGCCCGGCAGGCCGCAAGTCGATGCGCCAGTCGACGGCGGAGCACACGCGGCAGACCTTCCTGCGGGTGCAGGAGCGCCAGGGCCAGTCCCGGCGCCGCAAGGGCCCCCACTGCGAGCGGCCGCTGACCCAGGAGGAGCTGCTGCGCGAGGCCAAGGACACCGAGGAGCTCAACCTGCGCTCGCTGGGTGCGTGCCTGCCGGCCCGCCTGCCTGCAGGGAGGCCAGGAGCCGCGGCGGGAAGGCGGGTGACCCCGCCGGGCCGGGGACGACCGACCGGGCCGGGCCAGGAGAGCGGAGGATGCCCGGGCCGGGCCAGACTGGGCCGGGAGAGCAGGGGAGGCTGACGGGGCCGGGGCAGGTGAGGTGGGGATGACCCAGTGGGCCGGGCCAGGAGAGCGGAGGGTGACCAGGCCGGGTCGGGCCAGGAGAACGGGGACGGATGACCGGGCGACTGGGTCGGGGCAGGCGGCGGGGATGGCTCaaccatcgtgggcagggaatgggactgtttattgttgtcatgtcctctcccaagcgctcagtccagtgctctgcacccagtgagcgctcagtcaatacgatggaatgaatgaccgaccaggccagggggcggggggtgacgggGTCGGCAGGGGGGCTgaccgggccggggaggcagggaggggacgaccgggtcggggagggcagggggcaaggggaggggaagggctagGCCCAGAGTCAGGGCGACACTGAcctcgcccccggccgcccccagaGACGTACGAGCGCCTGGAGGCCGACAAGAAGAAGCAGGTGCATAAGAAACGCCGCTGCCCGGGGCCCGTCATCTCCTTCCACTCGCTGACCGTGCCGCTGCTGGCCGACCCCGGCGCCCGCGAGGAGAACGTGGATGTCGAGGGGTACGTGGGGagcctccttcccgccccccacaCACAGACAGCCACACGTCccttcccgctcctccccctcccccagcctcttcccGTCCGAATCTCCCGGGCCACCTCCCCTCGTCCCCCGTCCCCGCGTGGACGCGTCTCCCCAACCGGTCCCTCCGGGCGCCTCTCTCCgtctccgtccccccgccccccgctcaggCTGGACCCGGCCCCCGCGCCGCCGGCCACCCCGGCCCTCTGCTCGCGCACCCTGGTGACGTTCAGCGACGACGAGACCTTCGGCTCGTGGTTCCCGCGGGGCCGGCCGCCCC carries:
- the VPS72 gene encoding vacuolar protein sorting-associated protein 72 homolog isoform X1 — translated: MSLAGGRAPRKTAGNRLSGLLEAEEEDEFYQTTYGGFTEESGDDEYQGDQSDTEDEVDSDFDIDEGDEPASDGEVDEPKRKRRVVLKAYKEPLKSLRPRKASAPPGGSQKAREEKGRLPPKLLDDGSDGRKSMRQSTAEHTRQTFLRVQERQGQSRRRKGPHCERPLTQEELLREAKDTEELNLRSLETYERLEADKKKQVHKKRRCPGPVISFHSLTVPLLADPGAREENVDVEGLDPAPAPPATPALCSRTLVTFSDDETFGSWFPRGRPPRVPVREVCPVTHRPARYRDPVTDIPYATARAFKIIREAYKKYIAAHGLPPAASALGPAPPGPPEPPCPRGLRQKITLK
- the VPS72 gene encoding vacuolar protein sorting-associated protein 72 homolog isoform X2, producing MTMMESGDDEYQGDQSDTEDEVDSDFDIDEGDEPASDGEVDEPKRKRRVVLKAYKEPLKSLRPRKASAPPGGSQKAREEKGRLPPKLLDDGSDGRKSMRQSTAEHTRQTFLRVQERQGQSRRRKGPHCERPLTQEELLREAKDTEELNLRSLETYERLEADKKKQVHKKRRCPGPVISFHSLTVPLLADPGAREENVDVEGLDPAPAPPATPALCSRTLVTFSDDETFGSWFPRGRPPRVPVREVCPVTHRPARYRDPVTDIPYATARAFKIIREAYKKYIAAHGLPPAASALGPAPPGPPEPPCPRGLRQKITLK